In Streptomyces sp. NBC_00483, a single window of DNA contains:
- a CDS encoding DUF721 domain-containing protein — protein sequence MSADESPEGAKGPREPKGDPEPSGVDLARVALRAAKEAARARGDSAQQKKQARRGGGLRSGARSDGRDPMGLGPAINRLITERGWETPAAVGGVMGRWPQIVGEDLAKHCVPQTYDEDERVLVVQCDSTAWATQVRMLAPQLVRRLNEDLGHGAVRRIDIKNPGGGPRRYGPLRAPGSTGPGDTYG from the coding sequence GTGAGCGCCGACGAATCCCCCGAAGGTGCGAAGGGTCCGCGAGAACCAAAAGGCGATCCCGAGCCTTCTGGTGTCGACCTGGCCCGCGTCGCCCTACGTGCGGCGAAAGAGGCGGCACGCGCGCGTGGTGACTCCGCGCAGCAGAAGAAGCAGGCGCGGCGCGGCGGCGGGCTGAGGTCCGGTGCGCGCTCCGACGGGCGGGATCCGATGGGGCTCGGCCCCGCCATCAACCGGCTGATCACCGAGCGCGGCTGGGAGACACCGGCCGCGGTCGGCGGCGTCATGGGGCGCTGGCCGCAGATCGTCGGCGAGGACCTCGCCAAGCACTGTGTTCCGCAGACGTACGACGAGGACGAGCGGGTCCTGGTGGTGCAGTGCGATTCGACGGCCTGGGCGACACAGGTGCGGATGCTGGCTCCGCAGCTGGTCAGGCGGTTGAACGAGGATCTCGGGCACGGCGCCGTGCGGCGCATCGACATCAAGAATCCCGGCGGCGGCCCGCGCCGCTACGGCCCCTTGCGGGCCCCCGGAAGCACGGGTCCCGGCGACACCTACGGGTGA
- the gyrB gene encoding DNA topoisomerase (ATP-hydrolyzing) subunit B, which yields MADSGNPNENIPSTDAEEHVEATEASYDASAITVLEGLDAVRKRPGMYIGSTGERGLHHMVQEVVDNSVDEALAGHADTIDVTILPDGGVRVVDNGRGIPVGIIPSEGKPAVEVVLTVLHAGGKFGGGGYAVSGGLHGVGVSVVNALSTKVSVEIRTEGHRWTQEYKAGVPTAPLAKHEATEETGTAVTFWADGDIFETTEYSFETLSRRFQEMAFLNKGLRINLTDERDIAKATAGADTNEAGDDTAFEPRSVSYHYEGGIVDFVKYLNSRKGEVVHPSVIDIEAEDKEKLLSIEVAMQWNTSYSEGVYSFANVIHTHEGGTHEEGFRAALTGLINRYARDKKLLREKDDNLTGDDIREGLTAIISIKLSEPQFEGQTKTKLGNTEAKTFVQKVVYEHLQDWLDRNPVEATDIIRKSIQAATARVAARKARDLTRRKGLLETASLPGKLSDCQSNDPTKCEIFIVEGDSAGGSAKSGRDPMYQAILPIRGKILNVEKARIDKILHNQEIQALISAFGTGVHEDFDIEKLRYHKIILMADADVDGQHINTLLLTFLFRFMRPLVEAGHVFLSRPPLYKIKWGRDDFEYAYSDRERDALIEMGRQAGKRTRDDSVQRFKGLGEMNAEELRITTMDQEHRVLGQVTLDDAAQADDLFSVLMGEDVEARRSFIQRNAKDVRFLDI from the coding sequence GTGGCCGATTCCGGCAACCCCAACGAGAACATCCCGTCCACCGACGCCGAAGAGCACGTCGAGGCCACAGAGGCCTCGTACGACGCCAGTGCGATCACCGTCCTCGAAGGGCTGGACGCGGTCCGCAAGCGACCCGGCATGTACATCGGCTCGACCGGTGAGCGTGGCCTTCACCACATGGTGCAGGAGGTCGTGGACAACTCCGTCGACGAGGCCCTGGCGGGTCACGCGGACACGATCGACGTCACGATCCTGCCCGACGGCGGCGTCCGCGTCGTCGACAACGGCCGTGGCATCCCCGTGGGCATCATCCCCTCCGAGGGGAAGCCCGCGGTCGAGGTCGTGCTCACCGTCCTGCACGCGGGCGGCAAGTTCGGAGGCGGCGGCTACGCCGTCTCCGGTGGTCTGCACGGCGTGGGCGTCTCCGTCGTCAACGCTCTGTCCACGAAGGTCTCCGTCGAGATCAGGACCGAGGGCCACCGCTGGACGCAGGAGTACAAGGCCGGCGTTCCGACGGCGCCGCTGGCGAAGCACGAGGCCACCGAGGAGACCGGCACCGCGGTCACCTTCTGGGCCGACGGCGACATCTTCGAGACCACCGAGTACTCCTTCGAGACGCTGTCGCGGCGCTTCCAGGAGATGGCCTTCCTCAACAAGGGCCTGAGGATCAACCTCACGGACGAGCGCGACATCGCGAAGGCCACGGCCGGAGCGGACACGAACGAGGCGGGCGACGACACGGCCTTCGAGCCGCGTTCGGTGTCGTACCACTACGAAGGCGGCATCGTCGACTTCGTGAAGTACCTCAACTCCCGCAAGGGTGAGGTCGTTCACCCCTCCGTGATCGACATCGAGGCCGAGGACAAGGAGAAGCTCCTTTCCATCGAGGTCGCGATGCAGTGGAACACCAGCTACAGCGAGGGCGTCTACTCCTTCGCCAACGTGATCCACACGCACGAGGGCGGCACGCACGAAGAGGGCTTCCGCGCCGCGCTGACCGGTCTCATCAACCGGTACGCGCGCGACAAGAAGCTGCTGCGCGAGAAGGATGACAACCTCACGGGCGACGACATCCGCGAGGGTCTGACGGCGATCATCTCGATCAAGCTGAGCGAGCCGCAGTTCGAGGGCCAGACCAAGACCAAGCTGGGCAACACCGAGGCGAAGACCTTCGTCCAGAAGGTCGTCTACGAGCACCTCCAGGACTGGCTCGACCGGAACCCCGTCGAGGCCACGGACATCATCCGTAAGTCCATCCAGGCGGCTACCGCGCGCGTGGCGGCCCGCAAGGCCCGTGACCTGACCCGTCGCAAGGGCCTCCTGGAGACGGCGTCCCTGCCGGGCAAGCTCTCCGACTGCCAGTCGAACGACCCGACCAAGTGCGAGATCTTCATCGTCGAGGGTGACTCCGCCGGCGGCTCGGCCAAGTCCGGCCGTGACCCGATGTACCAGGCCATCCTGCCGATCCGAGGCAAGATCCTGAACGTCGAGAAGGCGCGCATCGACAAGATCCTGCACAACCAGGAGATCCAGGCGCTGATCTCGGCCTTCGGCACCGGAGTCCACGAGGACTTCGACATCGAGAAGCTCCGCTATCACAAGATCATCCTGATGGCGGACGCCGACGTCGACGGCCAGCACATCAACACCCTGCTGCTGACCTTCCTGTTCCGCTTCATGCGGCCGCTCGTCGAAGCCGGCCACGTGTTCCTGTCGCGCCCGCCGCTCTACAAGATCAAGTGGGGTCGCGACGACTTCGAGTACGCGTACTCGGACCGTGAGCGCGACGCCCTGATCGAGATGGGCAGGCAGGCAGGCAAGCGGACCCGTGACGACTCGGTCCAGCGCTTCAAGGGTCTCGGTGAGATGAACGCCGAGGAGCTGCGCATCACGACCATGGACCAGGAGCACCGCGTGCTCGGCCAGGTCACCCTGGACGACGCCGCCCAGGCCGACGACCTGTTCTCGGTCCTCATGGGCGAGGACGTCGAGGCCCGCCGCTCGTTTATCCAGCGCAACGCCAAGGACGTCCGCTTCCTCGACATCTGA